GGATTATTTAGATTAAGATTAGAATGGCGTGGTTTTatcatttgtatttataatttttttccttaattaaaaaatataaaacgtgAGCCTTCAAAATCTCCATATGTAGACATTAAATTTAAACAGCCCTCTTCTGAATATTTTTAACCCCCCAAAAGACCTAGTTTTGTAATCAATGATGAACCGAAGACATGGGTAAACAGTCCTCCTGACCTTTAACCAGCGCTGACTATTTGCATTCTACTAAAATGTCTTCTCAAATAAACCATGATGAAATTACTGATCTGATCTGTAATGTTATCATGTTTACTATTCAATATTAAATCCATTAAAACATACTGAGTGATTTTAATAAAAGACTTCTGTGTGTAATAATTCCATTATTCAACTGCTCAGTAGCATGCTGTGGAATACATACATTAAAACATGCTTAGAAATAAAGAAACTTGAAACAGTTTAACTTAGTTTGGTTTTTAAAACACGAGTATGACCAGAAAATCTATTTATACTTAATTACCAAATACCTTATCATATGAGAACAATGAGAttatcttgttttcttttaatttcccATCGCTGACTCTGGTTTATCTGCATTTTTAACCTGCCAGGTAGTTTCACAAGAATGTAAACAATGTAAAGCATTTGCATGATCTTTTAAATCTGCAGATTGTTACAAGTGGGACTTCACTATATACTGTAACTAATGTCCTCCTCATTAGATGTGCCTacagcaaaacagaaaaaaagctacaatattttttgtttatattaactgttttctatttgaatatattttaaaatgcaatttattagaGAGATTtcaaagttgattttttttagcatcattactccagtcatacgatctttcagaaatcattctaatattctaatgTGCTGTTCAAAAAAAGGTTCCTCTGATGAATAGaacgttcagaagaacagcattaatcTGAAATAGAATTTatgttgtaacattataaatgtctttatcatcacttttgatcagtttaaaacattcttgttaaataaaactattcattTCTATTTTCTAATCTAATCTGATTTCTCCCccaaagcttttgaatggtatgtagtgtataatgttacaaaggctttttatttcagataaatgcaaaTTTTTGGATCGTTTtcggatctttctattcatcaatgagCTCAATGTATTCAgcattattaaattttattaataataataataataataataataataaatgtttcttgagcagcaaatcagcattttggtCTTGAAGGGACTtttgacttgataaaacacaatggagtaacaccagcagatgtcataGCACCACAAATCATCTTCAGaaactttggattctgtgcctctccagtctttcTCCTGACTCCAGACATTGATTGAGCAACAGTCCAGATCTTTTCCCCCTGACCCCAGGTGAAatgtttctgacttttttttctggttcaggagtgtcttggttctaggaatgtgacagctgtagcattttttcctgaagacgtctgagtttgtcgactcttgatgcgctgactctggcttcagtccactccttctGAAGCTCTCCCTAATTCTTTAgtcagcttttcctgacaatcttcccaaggctgtggtcatgcctgttgcttgtgcaccttttcctaccacaccttTTACTTctagtcaactttctatgaatatattttgatacagcactctgtgaacagccagccctttcaggaATGATCTTCTGCAGCTTgacctccttgtggagggtgtcaatgatcgtctttttttgagatactgaatttttaatttttctaagctgtaagtcgtgaccatcagaataaaaataaaaaaaaacaatctttaaatatttcagtttgtgtgcaataaaCCTAGAAAATaagaaagttttcttttttaattaaattacaaaaaataaagacctttccatgatattccattttttttagatgcacctgtacagtGTACAGGCGTAAATTAGCAGAAGGTGATAAATTGTTTTAGGCTTGAAGTGAAAGCACCGTTCATTGATGATTTACCGCGTGCTCGGTGTGAAATGGCCTTTgcgctgtctacactggatgcaacaaagcGACTGTTGCAAATTGTTTGAACTATATATTGGTACATAATAAATAGAATGAGGCGACAGTTTACTGTCAGGGATTTCAATTGTCACATCACCACATCCAGACAGCGTTACTGATTGTAATAATATAGTAGTAGTCCTGTCGCTCGCATCATGTGTAGACATTCAACAACTTTTAGATTTTGCATAGAtgtaagagattttttttttattattcacactGAAAGGAGCAGCAATATTATAACATAAACAACATATTAAATATGTGTGATTTAAATAAAGTGATTGTTGAGTTCAGAATGAAAAAGtgcatgacttaaaaaaaaaaaaaataataatatatatatatatatatatatatatatatatatatatatatatatatataattaacattttaattgtttaattggtTCTTGTAATCACAGTTTATAGTCAAAATGTATCTATAaagaattcaattaaaaaaatttggaCACCTGACAGGACATTTAATTCAGAAAATGTTTGTAGAGGATTGCAGTTTTCCATGTTAGATCCTTAGGTCAACAATTTTCTTGATTTCTTCACAGTAATCCTGATTGTCCCGCTACTGTTTGTGTGCTTGAAAAACTGCAAAGAAAGTTGATAAGCACtgtaaacattataattaaatctttatttataatgAATTCACCTTATTTTTCCCATAAAAACAGCCACGGCCATTTGTACACTTAATGTACCTGGCATCCAGTGTTATCCTCttacagctatttttagctgtacatgctTAATATTTCAAACTGGTGTATCttacaatataattttaatcTATTGAATTATGTACATATAGATTCCCTAAATGGAcatttgcaaaaatataaaaatatagagaCTTTCGGGTGCCTTTCGAGACTTTCGGGCGCTTTCGAGAATCCATTGTGTGCTCACGAGAAACTATCGCATATGCTCATGAGAAACTTTTGCGTGCTAACCAGAAACATTTGTTGCTCTCGAGAAACTATGGTGTGCTCTTGAGAAACTATCACGTGCTCACCAGAAACTTTTGGGTGCTCATAAGTAACTATTGTTTGTTTTCGAGAAACTTTCGCATGTTCTTGAGAAACTTTTGCATGCTCACTAGAAACTATTGCATTCTCACGATAAACTTTTGCATACTCACAAGAAACATTTGTGTGCTCTTGAGAAACTTATGCATGCCCATGAGAAACTATGGCATGATCACAAGAAACTATGGCATGCTCATGTGAAACTATTGCTATCCTATGAAACTATCCTATGCTCACAATAAACTTTCGCATACTCATAAGAAACTATGGCATGCTTCACAATAAACTTTCGCATACTCACAAGAAACTATGGCATGCTCATGAGAAACTTTCGCGAGCTCACAATGAACTTTTGCATGTTCATGAGGAGCTACTGCATGCTCACAGGAAACTTTTGCATGCTCACGATAAACTTTTGCATGCTCACGAGGAACTACTGCATGCTCTCAAGAAACTATTGCATGCTAACAAGAAACTTTTGTGTGCTCTCTTGAAATTAATAGAATTATCAATGctggcaacagttgtgctgcctaatttTTCggggaatctgcaatacttttgtttttcaggattctttgatgaataaagtgttaaaaagaacaacatttattcaaaatataatttaacacatttgataaataaaagttttaatttctttcaaaaaaagaaaaatgtgaaatgtCAAAAAAAGACGTTTGtactgtagtgtatattgttagaaaatatttatattttaaataaatgcttttctttttacttttttttcatcaaagaaaactgaaaaagtaTCAAAGAACTgataatacatttgcatattagaatgatttctaaatgatcatgtgacactgaatactggagtaatgatgctgaaaattcagctttgcatcacaagaataaataaataaataaataatttattgtatattttatcaaataaatgcagccttgatgaccataagaaactcctgtaaaaaaaaaaaaaaaaaaaacataagaatttaatatttttacatattttctgtACCAATATATGTACCTCAAGATATGtaaaatatcagaatcagaaaaagctttattgccaagtgtgtttacacacacCAATAAGTTGTCTGTTCCCTAATAGTTGACTAAATTTTAGTCAACCAGAAGATGCTTGGTGTCACAAATCCTGTCCATGGAGGTCACCTGAGGTCACCCTTCCGTTACATTGACTCTCGTGCAACACAAACTGTTGCATGTCATCCCAGACTACATAGCCCATCATCCATTGCACAAAGCTGTGACCAATCACACACTCCCTTTATTAAACCCACTCAGTTCCTTTTCAAACTGCTGAGTATTGCAAGCGCATATTGCTGCCCTAGCTACTTTAAGGAGCCTGCTCTAGTTAACAGAGTTATTTTCATAGACTTGCCATTTTGGATTACCCTTTCATCTTGTTTTTTGGATTATGTTTGCACCTTGCCTGGACTATTGTTCGAGTTCATTGGATTACCACTCATGTCAAACTCTCTGGATTATGTTCGCCGATCAAAAAACCACGCCTGTTTAACAGATTACTCTTGTGTCTTGCCTGTGCCATATGTGTTTGCCTGTGTTCGACCCTGCCTGTCTTCTAAATAAAGCTTTGCAAATGGATCCGGACATTAGCCCCATGCAACACTTAGTCGACCAAACTTTTATTAGTCGCTTAGTCGcagaaataaaaaattcaaatccaCAAAGTCAAACAGTCCACAAAGTGATGAACAGATCATTAAAGGCTGGTCCATGTGGTAATACAGTACTTTGGGCAGGACATCCAAACACTTGCCTGTCATTCATcgacctcaaatatggcttatcatctgaaatatgtaagTATTAGCAACTTTACCTGGTTGCTCAATCTAATGTAAACCTACAGAAATATGTGCTATTGAAGGGTATGGGTGGAGTGTGGAAATTGAACAGTAGCGCTCACTGCATGACAGATGGAGGTGCTGGTGCAttcacttgctcttaaaatactccaTCATTTTTGCTTACACAGATAGGAGCAATACATCTTTCAAATATGCAAAAACTCTACAATTATTTTTGTGCACTcatgttgacaaaaaaaaaaaaaaaacattgcccttttgtaaaataatgaaagcaaacaggaaTGCCCTTTCTGCCACCTTTGTCTCTTTGTATACTTATCTAACAGATATGAAAAACatctatagagagtgaaatgtctactttcaaattaaccaattcaaatggaaaacatatATTATCAGATTATGTAATCTATAATGTGGAGATAATGAGTCAGTGTTTCTGACTTCATCTCTTAAACTTAAAAcaaagaatctctctctctctctctctctctctctatatatatatatatatatatatgcatactatATATGTGTTAATGATAAAATATCAGCTTACCTTTTCAATATATGTAATGATTTCCTCATTGCTCAGCTCAACCGAAGATCTCAATTTTAAACTTATGTATGCAACTGCTGTCATATCTATAAAAAAATCAGATTCATATTAACATATGtgaataaaactttatttacaaaacctgggctatgaataataataataagaaaagaatGGACATATAAAATTAACTTTGCTTACTTTGCAGGACAGCATCTGGCGATGAGGGTGTCGATTGACTTGCTTGTTGAGTTGTAGACACAAGTTGGGTTGTTGtcagattaaatgtaaatgttggtgTTGCTGTTCGAGTTGTAGATGTTAATGTAGTTGATTTGAATGTTGAAGCAGCTGATGTAGTTTGAGCTGTTGATCCAGTTGATGTCAATGCTGGCACAGTTGATATTGTTGATAGAGTGGTAGATATTGGTGCAGTTAATGTTGAGGTTGGTGCTGCTGATGTTGAGGTTAGTGCGGCAGTTTTTGGTAGAGTgttggatgttggtgcagttgttgttgatggtGTGGAAAACGTTGCAGTTAATGTTGAggctggtgcagttgttgttgacaGAGTAGTAGATGTTGGTACAGTTGATGTTGTTGCAGTAGTTGTGGATGGAGTGgtagatgttggtgcagttgatGTTGATGTTGGTGCATTTGTTGATACAGTGCTGGATTTTTGTACAGTTGTTGAGGTTGGTGCATCAGTTGTTGATAGAGTGATAGATGTTGGTACAGTTTGTGTTGGTGCAGTTGATGTTGGTGCAGAAGTTGTTGGTAGAGTGCTAGaagttggtgcagttgttgttgatagagttgtggatgttggtgcagttgatGTTGATGTTGTGGAAAATGTTGCAGTTGATGTTGAGGCttgtgcagttgttgttgatagagtgatAGATGTTGGTACAGTTGTTGTTGGTGCAGTTGATGTTGGTGCAGAAGTTGTTGGTAGAGTGctagatgttggtgcagttgttgttgatagagtggtggatgttggtgcagttgttgttgatagagtggtggatgttggtgcagttgttgttgatagagtggtggatgttggtgcagaagttgttggtagagtggtggatgttggtgcagttgttggtAGAGTGctagatgttggtgcagttgttgttgatagagtggtggatatTGGTGCAGTTGCTGTTGATAGAGtcgtggatgttggtgcagttgttgttgatagagtggtggatgttggtgcagttgttgttgatagagtggtggatatTGGTGCAGTTTCTGTTGATAGAGTcatggatgttggtgcagttgttgttggtagagtggtggatgttggtgcagaagCTGTTggtagagtggtggatgttggtgcagttgttgttgatagagtggtggatgttggtgcagttgttgatagagtggtggatattggtgcagttgttgatagagtggtggatgttggtgcagttgttgttgatagagtggtggatgtttgTGCAGAAGTTGGTAGAGTGCTGGATGTTGGtacagttgttgttgatagagtggtggatgttggtgcagttgttgatagagtggtggatgttggtgaagttgttgttgatagagtgatggatgttggtgcagttgttgttaatagagtggtggatgttggtgcagctattattgatagagtggtggatgttggtgcagaagttgtcggtagagtggtggatgttggtgcagttgttgttgatagagtggtggatgttggtgcagaagTTGGTAGAGTTCTGGATGTTGGTACAgctgttgttgatagagtggtggatgttggtgcagaagttgttgatagagtggtggatgttggtgcagtagTTGaaagagtggtggatgttggtgcagttgttgatagagtggtggatgttggtgcagttgttgttgatagagtggtggatgttggtgcagttgttgatgGAGTGgtagatgttggtgcagttgttgttgatggagtggtagatgttggtgcagttgttgttgatagagtggtggatgttggtgca
This DNA window, taken from Carassius auratus strain Wakin chromosome 22, ASM336829v1, whole genome shotgun sequence, encodes the following:
- the LOC113040492 gene encoding cell wall protein DAN4-like produces the protein PTSTTLSTTTAPTSTTLSTTTAPTSSTLPTTSAPTSTAPTTTVPTSITLSTTTAQASTSTATFSTTSTSTAPTSTTLSTTTAPTSSTLPTTSAPTSTAPTQTVPTSITLSTTDAPTSTTVQKSSTVSTNAPTSTSTAPTSTTPSTTTATTSTVPTSTTLSTTTAPASTLTATFSTPSTTTAPTSNTLPKTAALTSTSAAPTSTLTAPISTTLSTISTVPALTSTGSTAQTTSAASTFKSTTLTSTTRTATPTFTFNLTTTQLVSTTQQASQSTPSSPDAVLQNMTAVAYISLKLRSSVELSNEEIITYIEKIT